The genomic interval ATTCAGCTATGCCTGGACAGGAGGAGCTACAACCGTTACAGCTACCAATCTTGCTACAGGTACTTATACACTGAATGTCCAGGACTACCATGCTTGTAAGGTATCTGACCTGTCGTTCATTGCGCAGCCGGCGGAAGCATTACAGATCGTTACTGCGCCTGTTACCTTCCCGCGTGGTTATGGCTATACAGATGGCAATATCAAAGTATTGCTGAAAGGTGGTACAGCAAAAGCGGATGGTTCTTATAACATTACCTGGAAGAAGGCAGATGGAACCGTATTAAGTAATTATACATCATCCGTGCAGCCGGGCGGTTATGAAACGCTGCTCAGCAATATTGGCGCGGGCGATTATGTGTTGACCGTAACAGATGCCAATTATACCGGTACAGGCCTGGCTTCCGATGAACAGGCATGTTATCTTGAACAGCCTTTCCATGTCACCCAGCCAGACCCCATCGTTACAACGGTGACGGAACAGCATTATGTATCCTGTAAAGGAGATGCAGATGGCGCGCTGATCGTGGCCACGACAGGTGGTATGAAATATCCTGCGGGGCAACCACCCTATCTCTATCAATGGTATCGTATAGATGCCGGTACACCTGTGTTATTGCCACAGACGACAGCAATTGCTTCGGGCCTGCCAACAGGCACTTATAAAGTGATCGTGACAGATATGAATACTGTGAGCAGGGAATCTGATTCTTTTGTACTGGTGGAACCAAAACTGCTGGAAGTGAAACTGGCAGCACGTGCGGTGAGCTGTAACAGTGGTACGGATGGTTTTGTGAAATCGACCGTAACAGGTGGTACACTGCCTTACAGCTGGTCCTGGACAAACAGCGCCAATACACAGGATATTATAAATGTGGCAGCAGGTAATTATGGGCTGCTGCTGACAGACGGACATGCCTGTATCGTGCAGAAAGATACTACTGTTATTGAACCGGCTATGCCGCTGGCTGTAGCAGATGTTACGCCGGTTGATCCAAAGGCTTTTGGGTATACAGATGGTAGTATACAGGTAACGCTGACAGGTGGAACATCCGCTGCAAATGGTCTTTATAACATTGAATGGACAGATGCTACAGGTAAGCAGCTCACGACATTCACACAGACAAAAACAGCGAACGGCGTTGTTACTTTATTACAGAATGTAGGTGATGGGAACTATACACTGAAAGTAAAAGATGCGCAGTATGCTATCTCTGCAGATGGCAGTACGACAGGTTGTTACGTCGAAGCTACCTATACCCTGCATGAGCCGCCACTGTTGGAGGCTGTGCTGAGAGAGTACCGCTATATTTCCTGTATCAATATTGCAGACGGGCAACTGGCTGCACATGCGCAGGGTGGTATTCCTTTTACAAGCGGCCTGCCTTATAAATACCAGTGGTATAGCATTGTAAATGGTGCAGAAACACTGATACCGCAAACAGACAGTATCATCACCGGTATGCCGGCAGGTAAATACCTGGTGAAGGTGACGGACTTTAATAATATCACCCGCAGTTCACCGGTATTTACATTACAACAACCAGCCAGACTTGATATCAGCTTCACTACCGCTGCCGTCACCTGTGCATCTGGTATGGATGGTAGTATCGCCGCCAATGTAACGGGTGGTACAACACCTTACCATTACGAATGGACAAACGGTGAAACAACAGCAAATATTAAAGACCTGACAGAAGGCACTTATATGCTGTATGTAACAGATGCGCATGGTTGCGTGGCATTAAAACAGGCGGATATCTTTATTCCGGAAGGTATCAAAACTGCTCCGGTAATAAAAGCGCCGACCTGTAATGGTTTCTGCGACGGCACCATCACAGTTGGTGTAAGCGGAGGCATTGCCCCTTATACCTACGCATGGGATAATGGCAGTAAGAGCAAAGACCTGAGCGGGCTTTGTGCAGGTAAGTATACCCTGACCATTACAGATGCCAATAATTGTAAGCGTATCCAGTCGTTCACACTGACTGATCCGGCGCCGCTTGTTATTAACATCGGTGCAGATAAAACACTCTGCAATGGCCAGGCATGGAACGTCAGCGCGGCTATTCCTGATGCACAGGCGAAATATAAATGGAGCGGTGATAATGGTTTCACTTCGGACAAAGCAGCCGTTACCCTTAACCAGACCGGTAGCTATCATGTGCTGGTGACGGACAGCAAGGGTTGTAAAGGAGCAGATACCATCGCCATCAAACAATACCAGGCAGATATCGCAGCAGAGTTTGTAGCGCCGACACAGGCATTTAATAATGAAACGGTCTCTTTCGTGAATATCAGCTATCCGAGACCTGAATGGGTGGAATGGGTACTGCCGCAGGATAAGGGTGTGACCGTAGTGAGCAAGACAGATATGCTGGCAGAGCTGCAGTTTGCTGATACGGGTTTCTATACGATCAGTCTCCGTGCACATATCGGCGATTGTGAGCAGGTATTTACCAAGCGCATTTCGATCCTGAAAGGGCAGGAATTCCCTGTACCCGGAGGGGCGCAGACGCCGTTCATTCTTGACTTTAACGTGATGCCTAATCCGACGGACGGTCAGTTTACCGTACAGGTGAAACTGGACAAGCAGTCGGAGATCAGGTTACGCATGATCAATATCATTTCCAATCAGCTGGTCAGCGACAGGAAAGAAAGTGCGGCCACGCAGTTCAACATCAACTACCAGCTGAATGTGACGGCGGGTACTTACCTGTTGCTGCTGGAAACACCTATGGGCAATGCAGTCAGGAAAATTGTCATAAACAAGTAGCATCAGAAAAATGAAAATCAGCATACATCACACATTCCGTATAGCACTGCTGGCAGGCATGCTGCTGTGCGCCGGTTATTTCAGATCGGCGGCACAACAGTATCCTGTAAAGGTGCAGGTGCAGTTACTGCAACCGGTATCGCCGCAGCTGGCTAACCTCTACAGTGGTACACAGGCCAGGTTGATCGTCACCCTGCTGAATACTGACCTGCAAAAGCCCTCTTTATCTGTGCGCCTGCGCCTGACCATCAAAGGTGGGAATGCCCTGCTGCGCAATAAGGATTATGGCTATTACCCCAGCCTACAGCTGGACGCCGGTATTCCACTGCGATTGAGCATGGACGACCTGGCCCCTTATTTCCAGCTCAATAACCTGGATGCTTCGGGTATTTCGCCCTCGCAACTGTTGCAGAACAGCCGTTTGCCCGATGGGTACTATACCTTTTGTGTAGAGGTGATAGAGATGAACAGCGGTCAGCTGGTGAGCAACAGTAACCTGGGCTGTTCCCCGCCGGCGTGGATCAGCACCAGTCAGCCTCCCTTACTGAACCTGCCGCTCAAAGGCGGCGGCGTGGCATTCAGGGAACCGCTGAATATTACCTTCAACTGGACGCCCCGGCATATGAGCAGCGCCAATGCTGCTTTCCAGACCGAGTATGAGTTCACGCTGTCTGAGTTGTGGGATACCACCATTGCGCCGGAAGCGGCATTCCTGAACACACCGCCTTTATACCAGACAACAACGGCAGCAACAACCCTGTTGTACGGACCTGCACAGCCACCGCTCATCCCCGGTAAGCGCTATGCCTGGCGCGTAAAAGCGAAAGCCAAGGTGGGCATTGATGAATATGATGTATTCCTGAATAACGGGTACAGTGAGATCTACTGGTTCGTATTGCAGGAGAACTGCCAGCCGCCGCAACAGGTACTGGCTACGATAGAGAAGAACATCGTTACTGTGAGCTGGTTGCCACAGCCTAAAATGTCTGAATACATCGTAGAATATCGCGAAGCCAATAAGGACGATGCTGCCTGGTTCAATGTGAAAACAACTGACGACCATGTAGCTATCTATGACGCCGTACCCGGCAGAAGTTATGAATACCGCGTAGGTGGTTATTGTGTAGCTGAAACAAAAACAATGGGCGACCTGCATGGCTTTAAGATGCCGGCAAAAGATACAGCCCTGAACAAGAACTGCGGATTGCTGCCTGATATCAAACTGGCTAACCAGGAGCCTATCAAAGAGCTGAAGAACGGCGATCAGATCATGGCGGGCGATTTCCCCGTACGTCTCATGACCGTATCGGGCGCTGGTACATTCCAGGGAACGGGTTATGTGATGATCCCATTCCTGAGCGATGCAAAGGTGAAAGTGAAGTTTAACAATATTACTGTCAATACGAGCCGCCAGTTACTGAGCGGGGTGATACAGACCACCTTCGACAGCCTGGAAACACAGGTGGCGAAAGTGGATGATGTGGTGCAGGCGGTAAAAGATCTGGGCAGCGTGGTAATAGACCTGGCGCACCTGACAATAGATAGTGATTACCTGCTGGTAAAAGAACTGGCAGACGAGATCAGGAAACTGGCAGAAGATGAATTGCCGCAGGAGCTGAAAGACCGAATAGTCAAGGCGGCAGATAACCTGGAGAAGGCCAAGAAGGATTACGACGAAGCGAAAGCAGCGTACGATAATGCGAAGACACCGGAGGAGAAAGCAGCGGCGAAAGAGAAGAAAGACAAGGCGGCGCAGGCCTTTGAAGATGCGAAGAAAGAAGTGGATGCCGTGAACAAAGAGAAGGATGCCTTCGTGAAATCGGTTACTGATCTGCTGGTAAAAGCAGTGAAGAAATTGAAAGCTGATTATAATGACAGCAGGCGTAATAAGATCAATGAAGATTACAATGCCAGCCAGAAAGCATTGAATGACCTGATCAGCGAAACGAAGAGCGCATTGCTGAACGGCAGACCAATGCCTGTGGATGAAAATAAAGGCAAGTACTCTATTGTCATTGCAGTAGACAGCGTAGTGGTGTCAAAACCTGGAAATGATGACTTTACGAAGCTGAGTATTGCATTCAAGAATGCAGAACTGCAGAAGAATAAGGTGGTGGTCATAGATATGTTTGACCAGCATATCACCAGTAAGGAATACTACGCCATGGTAACCCAGATACTCAGGATCAACGGTAAGAATCTCGTTGACTACATCATTGCAGAAAGAAAAGATGATGTGGACGATGATGAAATTGTCAGCAATCTGAAAGTACAACTGGAAGAATTAATAACCGATCTGTTGAATAAATAAACAGGTAATATGAAAATGTTACGGAAATATATACTCTTGTTCATCCTGTTATTGCCGGCTGCTGCGGGGTTCGCAACACCGGACAGGGATAGTCTTGTGATGAAGGTGATTGAACGGGGCAGAGTCGCTATCCGGGAGATGGCCAGGCAGAATAAACTGAATGATGAAAAAGGGCTCTCCTCTCAGAATCGATACGTGCTGCATATCAATACTGCAGACCTGATAGATAAGAAGATAGATGCGCTTGACAAGGATTATATCAAACAAAGGAAAATCACTTATAGTACAGATGATGTAGGCGGAAATGCAGCCGGCGAGTACCTGGTGCCTGCCGGTGAAGATCTTGATGATCTGGACGATGACCTGAAGGAATATAACCTGAAGCCGGGCACTCAGGTGCGGGCCTACCTGATCACGATCGATTTCATACCGATGATCTTTAATAATCCGCCGCCCGACATGGGAACGCTGATGAACTATTACCATAATGAAGCGATAGGTACGGAAAACGGGACCATTACGGAAACAGCGAGGGACGATGCCGCTGCCATTGTGAAGGGAATAGCAGCGGGATTGCTGAATGAGCAGGCGGAAGGCAGTGCGGCTCCGGCATTCAATACGGTTTGTTGTGGTATGGTGAACTATAAGATCTACAACAAAAGAGACGTATTGAAAACACTGCGGATATTTTCTCCGTATTGTGACCTGAAGGGGGCCGAACT from Chitinophaga filiformis carries:
- a CDS encoding T9SS type A sorting domain-containing protein — encoded protein: MKRFLLFWLFLLVTSRCLAQEAVKYDFFWSIYMYGQDGTAGCESYTSVVAEMENGEKLVTRTKLDGVATGGFGNKTYFGTFVFSSDNKVKRFRIYTIKKNGNCSVAAQGTTYTPDIDYSERCHTLSYKGLFPGFGSNSELQIIMRPLSSKFEIKFDVNHKLSRYAYDFESYATLNYTDGTNETFSLKDRSYTPAYENEQIWRSVSEWEAKRIKDIDINYRWRNESNQGYQTGTKKIAVNNNGNFFDMTVGTPYNGMSASDATINISLSQYFSHITSGPEPNNTTLPVDQQVYIKTLNPDIRADVMRWYYSLDNWVTVRAFPENLLWKNPSYFSANELLSGAGLANLGKTVMIKGYDVCGNETYTAPYNLVISLSSPTIVDAKGVDVSCYGKADGGIKLKFSRQLYPGETLGLQAVDPNAGPGGTVKNFDVVIAADGTYTTPADRPLSGGTYKLTLIGGYQGNSIYSGSNAHTATVTIFDPQPLVFSTPVPGAVKCYDGSDGSITLSGSGGTQPYKLLYKAAGDAAFNTTDFTANPYTFSNLRKGDYVVSITDKNSCPAKNGAGDTEAAVSITQPDAPLQKDNVTAVDPLANGSTDGSITVRLKGGSPFADGSYNVTWTRSDGQTFTPVNTVGNNIYTTKLSNLGAGLYTLTVKDKNYDAAAPAGNGGCLYTEQVQLTDPPVLEAGISVADSISCYGMSDGSLLAVPAGGVRMAAAPYYTFQWYKQDVNGNWQDLNITSIKATGLNTGRYRVLVTDANNIQKYSDPKDFIEPGDLKIQFSETPVSCFGGSNGTSTATVTGGTPPFSYAWTGGATTVTATNLATGTYTLNVQDYHACKVSDLSFIAQPAEALQIVTAPVTFPRGYGYTDGNIKVLLKGGTAKADGSYNITWKKADGTVLSNYTSSVQPGGYETLLSNIGAGDYVLTVTDANYTGTGLASDEQACYLEQPFHVTQPDPIVTTVTEQHYVSCKGDADGALIVATTGGMKYPAGQPPYLYQWYRIDAGTPVLLPQTTAIASGLPTGTYKVIVTDMNTVSRESDSFVLVEPKLLEVKLAARAVSCNSGTDGFVKSTVTGGTLPYSWSWTNSANTQDIINVAAGNYGLLLTDGHACIVQKDTTVIEPAMPLAVADVTPVDPKAFGYTDGSIQVTLTGGTSAANGLYNIEWTDATGKQLTTFTQTKTANGVVTLLQNVGDGNYTLKVKDAQYAISADGSTTGCYVEATYTLHEPPLLEAVLREYRYISCINIADGQLAAHAQGGIPFTSGLPYKYQWYSIVNGAETLIPQTDSIITGMPAGKYLVKVTDFNNITRSSPVFTLQQPARLDISFTTAAVTCASGMDGSIAANVTGGTTPYHYEWTNGETTANIKDLTEGTYMLYVTDAHGCVALKQADIFIPEGIKTAPVIKAPTCNGFCDGTITVGVSGGIAPYTYAWDNGSKSKDLSGLCAGKYTLTITDANNCKRIQSFTLTDPAPLVINIGADKTLCNGQAWNVSAAIPDAQAKYKWSGDNGFTSDKAAVTLNQTGSYHVLVTDSKGCKGADTIAIKQYQADIAAEFVAPTQAFNNETVSFVNISYPRPEWVEWVLPQDKGVTVVSKTDMLAELQFADTGFYTISLRAHIGDCEQVFTKRISILKGQEFPVPGGAQTPFILDFNVMPNPTDGQFTVQVKLDKQSEIRLRMINIISNQLVSDRKESAATQFNINYQLNVTAGTYLLLLETPMGNAVRKIVINK
- a CDS encoding fibronectin type III domain-containing protein translates to MKISIHHTFRIALLAGMLLCAGYFRSAAQQYPVKVQVQLLQPVSPQLANLYSGTQARLIVTLLNTDLQKPSLSVRLRLTIKGGNALLRNKDYGYYPSLQLDAGIPLRLSMDDLAPYFQLNNLDASGISPSQLLQNSRLPDGYYTFCVEVIEMNSGQLVSNSNLGCSPPAWISTSQPPLLNLPLKGGGVAFREPLNITFNWTPRHMSSANAAFQTEYEFTLSELWDTTIAPEAAFLNTPPLYQTTTAATTLLYGPAQPPLIPGKRYAWRVKAKAKVGIDEYDVFLNNGYSEIYWFVLQENCQPPQQVLATIEKNIVTVSWLPQPKMSEYIVEYREANKDDAAWFNVKTTDDHVAIYDAVPGRSYEYRVGGYCVAETKTMGDLHGFKMPAKDTALNKNCGLLPDIKLANQEPIKELKNGDQIMAGDFPVRLMTVSGAGTFQGTGYVMIPFLSDAKVKVKFNNITVNTSRQLLSGVIQTTFDSLETQVAKVDDVVQAVKDLGSVVIDLAHLTIDSDYLLVKELADEIRKLAEDELPQELKDRIVKAADNLEKAKKDYDEAKAAYDNAKTPEEKAAAKEKKDKAAQAFEDAKKEVDAVNKEKDAFVKSVTDLLVKAVKKLKADYNDSRRNKINEDYNASQKALNDLISETKSALLNGRPMPVDENKGKYSIVIAVDSVVVSKPGNDDFTKLSIAFKNAELQKNKVVVIDMFDQHITSKEYYAMVTQILRINGKNLVDYIIAERKDDVDDDEIVSNLKVQLEELITDLLNK